One Mya arenaria isolate MELC-2E11 chromosome 5, ASM2691426v1 genomic window carries:
- the LOC128233393 gene encoding uncharacterized protein LOC128233393 isoform X2 gives MDYLLCPLKLCFILVVVVYAQDNIARMEFQRISSNQPDKQQMVTELLVDYLSNDTFQIMCKLNNMATLKSLVLWQADVPFQVRMQNTNPSITKSYRKPALDSDVSDWTAVGNFNNVTSSRFSTLGVSRPVSVFTCTEAMTFVCDFHYTDYTLRTIHRMVHKKLKVQECPMYQNTRE, from the exons atgGATTACTTATTATGTCCActaaagttatgtttcattctAGTTGTGGTTGTTTATGCTCAGG acAACATTGCACGAATGGAATTTCAAAGGATATCTTCCAATCAACCTGACAAACAACAAATGGTCACTGAGCTTCTTGTTGACTATTTAAGTAATGATACATTTCAGATTATGTGTAAGTTAAACAACATGGCTACACTGAAATCGTTAGTCTTGTGGCAGGCTGATGTTCCTTTCCAAGTTAGAATGCAGAATACTAATCCATCAATAACAAAATCATACCGAAAACCTGCTCTGGACTCCGACGTTTCTGACTGGACAGCTGTTGGTAATTTTAACAATGTGACAAGTAGTCGGTTCTCAACACTTGGTGTTTCCCGGCCTGTGTCCGTATTTACCTGCACGGAAGCGATGACGTTTGTATGCGATTTTCATTACACTGACTATACATTGAGAACAATTCATCGAATGGTACACAAGAAACTTAAAGTACAAG AGTGTCCGATGTATCAAAACACACGTGAATAA
- the LOC128233393 gene encoding uncharacterized protein LOC128233393 isoform X1 gives MDYLLCPLKLCFILVVVVYAQDNIARMEFQRISSNQPDKQQMVTELLVDYLSNDTFQIMCKLNNMATLKSLVLWQADVPFQVRMQNTNPSITKSYRKPALDSDVSDWTAVGNFNNVTSSRFSTLGVSRPVSVFTCTEAMTFVCDFHYTDYTLRTIHRMVHKKLKVQDEQVDRVSPFRQRNRYNTKS, from the exons atgGATTACTTATTATGTCCActaaagttatgtttcattctAGTTGTGGTTGTTTATGCTCAGG acAACATTGCACGAATGGAATTTCAAAGGATATCTTCCAATCAACCTGACAAACAACAAATGGTCACTGAGCTTCTTGTTGACTATTTAAGTAATGATACATTTCAGATTATGTGTAAGTTAAACAACATGGCTACACTGAAATCGTTAGTCTTGTGGCAGGCTGATGTTCCTTTCCAAGTTAGAATGCAGAATACTAATCCATCAATAACAAAATCATACCGAAAACCTGCTCTGGACTCCGACGTTTCTGACTGGACAGCTGTTGGTAATTTTAACAATGTGACAAGTAGTCGGTTCTCAACACTTGGTGTTTCCCGGCCTGTGTCCGTATTTACCTGCACGGAAGCGATGACGTTTGTATGCGATTTTCATTACACTGACTATACATTGAGAACAATTCATCGAATGGTACACAAGAAACTTAAAGTACAAG ACGAACAGGTGGATCGAGTTTCACCGTTCAGACAACGGAACCGTTACAATACGAAGAGTTAG